The proteins below come from a single Streptomyces sp. M92 genomic window:
- the tsaB gene encoding tRNA (adenosine(37)-N6)-threonylcarbamoyltransferase complex dimerization subunit type 1 TsaB, whose product MLLLALDTATPAVTVALHDGTDVIASSSQVDARRHGELLLPAVDRVLAEAGLRLDAVTGIVAGTGPGPYTGLRVGLMTADTFGLALGVPVHGVCTLDGLAYAADLEGPFVVATDARRKEVYWARYADSRTRLTDPAVDRPADIAERVAGLPAVGAGALLYPETFPKAHEPEHVSAAALACLAAEKLAAGEELPAPRPLYLRRPDAQVPKNYKVVTPK is encoded by the coding sequence GTGCTCTTGCTCGCTCTGGATACCGCCACGCCCGCCGTGACCGTCGCGCTGCACGACGGTACGGACGTCATCGCCTCGTCGAGCCAGGTCGACGCCCGCCGCCACGGTGAGCTGCTGCTGCCCGCCGTCGACCGGGTGCTCGCCGAGGCCGGACTGCGCCTCGACGCGGTCACCGGCATCGTCGCCGGCACCGGCCCCGGCCCGTACACCGGGCTGCGGGTCGGACTGATGACCGCGGACACCTTCGGGCTCGCCCTCGGCGTCCCCGTGCACGGCGTGTGCACGCTGGACGGCCTCGCCTACGCGGCCGACCTGGAGGGGCCCTTCGTGGTGGCGACCGACGCCCGCCGCAAGGAGGTCTACTGGGCCCGGTACGCCGACTCCCGCACCCGCCTCACCGACCCGGCGGTCGACCGCCCCGCCGACATCGCGGAGCGGGTCGCCGGGCTCCCGGCCGTCGGCGCGGGCGCGCTGCTGTACCCGGAGACCTTCCCGAAGGCCCACGAACCCGAGCACGTGTCCGCCGCCGCCCTCGCGTGCCTGGCCGCCGAGAAGCTCGCGGCGGGCGAGGAACTGCCCGCGCCCCGGCCGCTGTACCTGCGCCGGCCCGACGCCCAGGTCCCCAAGAACTACAAGGTGGTCACCCCCAAGTGA
- a CDS encoding holo-ACP synthase, with the protein MSIIGVGIDVAEIERFGAALERTPALARRLFRESELLLPGGERRGVASLAARFAAKEALAKALGAPGGLHWTDAEVYVEDSGQPRLRVTGTVAARAAELGVASWHVSLSHDAGVASAVVIAEG; encoded by the coding sequence ATGAGCATCATCGGGGTCGGTATCGACGTGGCCGAGATCGAGCGGTTCGGCGCGGCGTTGGAACGTACGCCGGCCTTGGCCCGGCGGCTCTTCCGGGAGAGCGAGTTGCTGCTGCCCGGCGGGGAACGCCGGGGCGTCGCCTCGCTCGCCGCCCGGTTCGCGGCGAAGGAGGCGCTGGCGAAGGCGCTGGGCGCGCCGGGCGGGCTGCACTGGACGGACGCGGAGGTGTACGTCGAGGACAGCGGGCAGCCGCGCCTGCGGGTGACGGGGACGGTGGCGGCGCGGGCGGCGGAGCTGGGGGTGGCGTCGTGGCACGTGTCGCTCAGCCATGACGCCGGGGTGGCGTCGGCGGTGGTGATCGCGGAGGGGTGA
- a CDS encoding alpha/beta fold hydrolase, producing MSESNAQAVASAVASATEAATEAAAGGWRRATGIAGVAIGVVAAGAAAGVAIERLTVGRGMRHRARVALDSAGPYGGLRGTPGRAYADDGTELYYEVDDVEPETETALTRRRRRLFGRKAPAPVTVVFSHGYCLNQDSWHFQRAALRGVVRTVHWDQRSHGRSGRGVAQVREDRPVTIDELGRDLRTVIDAAAPEGPIVLVGHSMGGMTVMALADAYPDLIRERVVGVALVGTSSGRLGEVNFGLPVAGVNAVRRVLPGVLKALGQRAELVEKGRRATADLFAGIIKRYSFASRDVDPAVARFAERMIESTPIDVVAEYYPAFNDHDKTDALARFADLPVLVLAGVRDLVTPSEHSEAIAGLLPDAELVLVPDAGHLVMLEHPELVTDRLADLLARAGAVPAAATVNGYGSTSSTPGPG from the coding sequence GTGAGCGAGAGCAACGCGCAGGCCGTCGCGTCGGCCGTCGCCTCCGCCACCGAGGCCGCCACGGAGGCCGCCGCCGGCGGCTGGCGCCGGGCGACCGGCATCGCCGGCGTCGCGATAGGCGTGGTCGCGGCGGGGGCCGCGGCCGGCGTGGCGATAGAGCGGCTGACCGTCGGCCGCGGCATGCGCCACAGGGCGCGGGTCGCCCTCGACTCGGCAGGACCGTACGGCGGACTGCGCGGCACCCCCGGCAGGGCGTACGCCGACGACGGCACCGAGCTGTACTACGAGGTCGACGACGTCGAGCCGGAGACGGAGACCGCGCTCACCCGGCGCCGGCGCCGGCTCTTCGGCCGCAAGGCCCCCGCCCCCGTGACCGTCGTCTTCAGCCACGGCTACTGCCTCAACCAGGACTCCTGGCACTTCCAGCGGGCGGCCCTCAGGGGTGTCGTCCGCACCGTCCACTGGGACCAGCGCAGCCACGGCCGGTCCGGCCGGGGCGTGGCCCAGGTGCGGGAGGACCGGCCGGTCACCATCGACGAGCTGGGCCGTGACCTGAGGACCGTGATCGACGCTGCCGCCCCCGAGGGCCCGATCGTGCTGGTCGGGCACTCCATGGGCGGCATGACGGTGATGGCGCTGGCCGACGCGTACCCCGACCTGATCCGCGAGCGGGTCGTCGGCGTCGCCCTCGTCGGCACCTCCTCCGGGCGGCTCGGCGAGGTGAACTTCGGGCTGCCCGTGGCCGGGGTGAACGCGGTGCGGCGGGTGCTGCCGGGCGTGCTGAAGGCGCTGGGGCAGCGGGCCGAGCTGGTGGAGAAGGGGCGGCGGGCGACGGCGGACCTGTTCGCCGGGATCATCAAGCGGTACTCGTTCGCCTCCCGGGACGTCGACCCGGCCGTGGCGCGGTTCGCCGAGCGGATGATCGAGTCGACGCCGATCGACGTGGTCGCCGAGTACTACCCGGCCTTCAACGACCACGACAAGACCGACGCCCTAGCCCGCTTCGCGGATCTGCCGGTGCTCGTGCTGGCCGGGGTGCGGGACCTGGTGACGCCCAGCGAGCACAGCGAGGCCATCGCCGGCCTGCTGCCGGACGCGGAGCTGGTGCTCGTGCCCGACGCGGGCCATCTGGTGATGCTGGAGCATCCGGAGCTGGTCACCGACCGGCTCGCCGACCTGCTCGCCCGCGCCGGTGCCGTCCCGGCAGCCGCTACCGTGAATGGCTATGGAAGCACCAGCAGCACACCAGGACCCGGCTGA
- the glmS gene encoding glutamine--fructose-6-phosphate transaminase (isomerizing), which yields MCGIVGYVGSQSALDVVMAGLKRLEYRGYDSAGVAVLADGGLATAKRAGKLVNLDKELAERPLPSAVTGIGHTRWATHGAPTDANAHPHLDNAGRVAVVHNGIIENFAPLRSELEERGHALASETDTEVVAHLLAEEFSACADLAEAMRLVCRRLEGAFTLVAVHADQPDVVVGARRNSPLVVGVGEGEAFLASDVAAFIAHTRNAVELGQDQVVELRPGGVTVTGFDGSPADVRSYHVDWDASAAEKGGYASFMLKEIAEQPQAIADTLLGRIDGSGALSLDEVRIPADVLREVGKVVVVACGTAFHAGLIAKYAIEHWTRVPCEVELASEFRYRDPILDQQTLVVAISQSGETMDTLMALRHAREQGAKVLAVCNTNGSTIPRESDAVLYTHAGPEVAVASTKAFLTQLVACYLVALYLGQVRGTQYGDEIRDVVRDLSRISGAVEQVLETMTPVRELARSLAHKNTVLFLGRHVGHPVALEGALKLKELAYMHAEGFAAGELKHGPIALIEKDVPVVVVVPSPRGRSVLHDKIVSNIQEIRARGARTVVIAEEGDEAVVPYADHLVRVPATPTLLQPLVATVPLQVFACELATARGNEVDQPRNLAKSVTVE from the coding sequence ATGTGCGGAATCGTGGGATACGTGGGGTCTCAGTCGGCGCTCGACGTCGTGATGGCCGGGCTGAAGCGACTCGAGTACCGGGGATACGACTCGGCGGGCGTGGCCGTGCTCGCGGACGGCGGCCTCGCCACCGCCAAGCGCGCCGGGAAGCTCGTCAACCTGGACAAGGAACTGGCCGAGCGGCCGCTGCCGAGCGCCGTGACCGGCATCGGTCACACCCGCTGGGCCACGCACGGCGCGCCGACCGACGCCAACGCCCATCCACACCTCGACAACGCGGGCCGGGTGGCCGTCGTCCACAACGGCATCATCGAGAACTTCGCGCCGCTGCGGTCCGAGCTGGAGGAGCGCGGCCACGCGCTGGCCTCCGAGACCGACACCGAGGTCGTCGCCCACCTGCTCGCCGAGGAGTTCTCCGCCTGCGCCGACCTCGCCGAGGCGATGCGGCTGGTGTGCCGGCGTCTGGAGGGCGCGTTCACGCTGGTCGCGGTGCACGCCGACCAGCCGGACGTGGTCGTCGGCGCCCGCCGCAACTCGCCGCTCGTGGTGGGCGTGGGGGAGGGCGAGGCCTTCCTCGCCTCGGACGTGGCGGCCTTCATCGCACACACCCGGAACGCCGTCGAGCTGGGGCAGGACCAGGTGGTGGAGCTGCGGCCGGGCGGCGTGACGGTCACCGGCTTCGACGGCAGCCCGGCCGACGTCCGCTCCTACCACGTCGACTGGGACGCCTCGGCCGCCGAGAAGGGCGGCTACGCCTCCTTCATGCTCAAGGAGATCGCCGAGCAGCCGCAGGCGATCGCCGACACCCTCCTGGGCCGCATCGACGGCTCCGGCGCGCTGAGCCTGGACGAGGTGCGCATCCCCGCGGACGTGCTGCGCGAGGTCGGCAAGGTCGTCGTCGTCGCGTGCGGTACGGCCTTCCACGCCGGGCTGATCGCCAAGTACGCCATCGAGCACTGGACGCGCGTCCCCTGCGAGGTGGAGCTGGCCAGCGAGTTCCGCTACCGGGACCCGATCCTGGACCAGCAGACCCTGGTCGTCGCGATCTCCCAGTCCGGCGAGACCATGGACACCCTCATGGCCCTGCGCCACGCCCGCGAACAGGGCGCCAAGGTGCTGGCCGTCTGCAACACCAACGGCTCGACGATCCCCCGCGAGTCCGACGCCGTCCTCTACACGCACGCCGGCCCCGAGGTCGCCGTCGCCTCCACCAAGGCCTTCCTCACCCAGCTGGTGGCCTGCTACCTCGTCGCCCTGTACCTCGGGCAGGTGCGGGGCACGCAGTACGGCGACGAGATCCGCGACGTCGTGCGCGACCTCTCCCGGATCTCCGGCGCCGTCGAGCAGGTCCTGGAGACGATGACGCCCGTACGGGAGCTGGCCCGCTCCCTCGCCCACAAGAACACGGTGCTGTTCCTGGGCCGGCACGTGGGCCATCCGGTCGCCCTCGAAGGCGCCCTCAAGCTCAAGGAGCTGGCGTACATGCACGCCGAGGGCTTCGCGGCGGGCGAGCTGAAGCACGGGCCGATCGCGCTGATCGAAAAGGACGTGCCGGTCGTCGTGGTGGTGCCGTCCCCGCGCGGGCGCTCGGTCCTCCACGACAAGATCGTGTCCAACATCCAGGAGATCCGCGCCCGCGGCGCCCGCACCGTCGTCATCGCCGAGGAGGGCGACGAGGCGGTCGTCCCCTACGCCGACCACCTGGTCCGCGTCCCGGCCACCCCGACGCTGCTCCAGCCGCTGGTGGCGACGGTGCCGTTGCAGGTCTTCGCCTGCGAGCTGGCGACGGCACGGGGCAACGAGGTGGACCAGCCGCGGAACCTGGCGAAGTCGGTGACGGTGGAGTGA
- the rimI gene encoding ribosomal protein S18-alanine N-acetyltransferase codes for MRWWDIDPVLRMERELFPEDAWSRGMFWSELAHARGPGASRRYLVAETDGRVVGYAGLVTSGEQADVQTIAVARDQWGTGLGARLLTELLRAATAFECAEVLLECRVDNTRAQRLYERFGFEPIGFRRGYYQPGNVDALVMRLTDPSTSVPGTERGTDNHA; via the coding sequence ATGCGCTGGTGGGACATCGACCCCGTCCTGCGGATGGAACGGGAGCTGTTCCCGGAGGACGCCTGGTCCCGCGGCATGTTCTGGTCCGAGCTGGCCCACGCGCGCGGCCCCGGCGCGAGCCGGCGCTACCTGGTCGCCGAGACGGACGGGCGGGTCGTCGGCTACGCGGGCCTGGTCACCTCCGGCGAGCAGGCCGACGTGCAGACCATCGCCGTCGCCCGCGACCAGTGGGGCACCGGCCTCGGCGCGCGGCTGCTGACCGAACTGCTGCGGGCGGCGACCGCCTTCGAGTGCGCCGAGGTGCTGCTGGAGTGCCGGGTCGACAACACCCGCGCCCAGCGCCTCTACGAGCGCTTCGGCTTCGAACCCATCGGCTTCAGACGCGGCTACTACCAGCCGGGGAACGTGGACGCCCTGGTGATGCGCCTGACCGACCCTTCCACCTCCGTACCGGGAACCGAACGAGGAACCGACAACCATGCCTGA
- the coaA gene encoding type I pantothenate kinase: MPRSAHRQRPEATPYVDLTRPEWSALRDKTPLPLTAEEVEKLRGLGDVIDLDEVRDIYLPLSRLLNLYVGATDGLRGALNTFLGEQGSQSGTPFVIGVAGSVAVGKSTVARLLQALLSRWPEHPRVELVTTDGFLLPTKELEARGLMSRKGFPESYDRRALTRFVADVKAGKAEVTAPVYSHLIYDIVPDQKLAVRRPDILIVEGLNVLQPALPGKDGRTRVGLADYFDFSVYVDARTEDIERWYLSRFRKLRETAFQNPSSYFRKYTQVSEEEALDYARTTWRTINKPNLVENVAPTRGRATLILRKGPDHKVQRLSLRKL; the protein is encoded by the coding sequence ATGCCCCGGAGCGCCCACCGGCAACGTCCGGAGGCGACTCCCTACGTCGACCTCACCCGCCCCGAGTGGAGCGCGCTGCGCGACAAGACGCCGCTTCCGCTGACCGCCGAGGAGGTCGAGAAGCTGCGCGGCCTCGGTGACGTCATCGACCTCGACGAGGTCCGCGACATCTACCTCCCGCTGTCCCGGCTCCTCAACCTCTACGTCGGCGCCACCGACGGTCTGCGCGGCGCGCTGAACACCTTCCTCGGCGAACAGGGCTCCCAGTCCGGCACCCCGTTCGTCATAGGGGTCGCCGGATCGGTGGCCGTCGGCAAGTCCACCGTCGCCCGCCTGCTCCAGGCGTTGCTCTCCCGCTGGCCCGAGCACCCGCGCGTCGAACTGGTCACCACCGATGGCTTCCTGCTGCCCACGAAGGAGCTGGAGGCCCGGGGACTGATGTCGCGGAAAGGTTTCCCCGAGTCCTACGACCGCCGGGCTCTGACCCGTTTCGTCGCGGACGTCAAGGCGGGCAAGGCGGAGGTGACCGCGCCCGTCTACTCCCACCTCATCTACGACATCGTCCCCGACCAGAAGCTCGCCGTCCGCCGCCCGGACATCCTGATCGTCGAGGGCCTGAACGTCCTCCAGCCCGCGCTGCCCGGCAAGGACGGCCGCACCAGGGTCGGCCTGGCCGACTACTTCGACTTCAGCGTGTACGTCGACGCCCGCACCGAGGACATCGAGCGCTGGTACCTCAGCCGCTTCCGCAAGCTGCGCGAGACCGCCTTCCAGAACCCGTCCTCGTACTTCCGCAAGTACACCCAGGTGTCGGAGGAGGAGGCCCTCGACTACGCCCGCACCACCTGGCGCACCATCAACAAGCCCAACCTGGTGGAGAACGTGGCGCCCACCCGCGGCCGGGCCACCCTCATCCTGCGCAAGGGACCCGACCACAAGGTGCAGCGGCTGAGCCTGCGCAAACTGTGA
- the tsaE gene encoding tRNA (adenosine(37)-N6)-threonylcarbamoyltransferase complex ATPase subunit type 1 TsaE, whose protein sequence is MEAPAAHQDPADPSGASHSAPAVEITVTSPEQMRELGRKLAKVLRAGDLLMLSGELGAGKTTLTRGLGEGMGVRGAVTSPTFVIARVHPSLGDGPPLVHVDAYRLSGGLDEMEDLDLDVSLPDSVIVVEWGEGKVEELTDDRLQLRIHRAEGDTTDEVRHVTLAGIGERWASADLSVLAV, encoded by the coding sequence ATGGAAGCACCAGCAGCACACCAGGACCCGGCTGACCCCTCCGGGGCCTCCCACTCCGCCCCCGCCGTCGAGATCACCGTCACCTCCCCGGAGCAGATGCGGGAACTGGGCCGCAAGCTCGCCAAGGTGCTGCGCGCCGGTGACCTGCTGATGCTCAGCGGGGAGCTGGGCGCGGGCAAGACGACGCTGACCCGGGGACTCGGCGAGGGCATGGGCGTGCGCGGCGCCGTCACCTCCCCGACCTTCGTGATCGCCCGCGTCCACCCCTCGCTCGGCGACGGCCCGCCGCTCGTCCACGTCGACGCCTACCGGCTCTCCGGCGGCCTCGACGAGATGGAGGACCTCGACCTCGACGTCTCGCTGCCGGACTCGGTGATCGTCGTGGAGTGGGGCGAGGGCAAGGTCGAGGAGCTGACCGACGACCGGCTCCAGCTGCGGATCCACCGGGCCGAGGGCGACACCACCGACGAGGTGCGGCACGTGACACTGGCCGGGATCGGCGAGCGCTGGGCCTCGGCCGACCTGAGCGTGCTGGCCGTCTGA
- a CDS encoding helix-turn-helix domain-containing protein, whose translation MGDTGGTGGIGDEETAQVMTSLGSRLRAIRQARGLTLAQLGAVTGISVSTLSRLESGRREPGLRHLLPLARAHRLPLDELVGSRTGDPRVHPRPFTRHGQTWVPLTRNPNDGLHAYKQILPAPATARTEWTPRPEQGSHEGHEWIYVLSGRLLLALGDHDLVLTAGETAEFDTRVPHGIANAGDRPVEWIALYGAQGERMHIRVQPAGN comes from the coding sequence ATGGGTGACACGGGTGGCACGGGTGGCATCGGCGACGAGGAGACGGCACAGGTCATGACCTCGCTCGGGTCCCGCCTGCGCGCCATCCGGCAGGCCCGGGGTCTCACGCTGGCGCAGCTCGGCGCCGTCACCGGCATCTCGGTGTCCACCCTGTCCCGGCTGGAGTCGGGGCGGCGCGAGCCGGGGCTGCGGCACCTGCTGCCGCTGGCCAGGGCCCACCGGCTGCCCCTGGACGAACTGGTCGGCTCCCGCACCGGCGACCCGCGCGTCCACCCGCGCCCCTTCACCCGGCACGGCCAGACCTGGGTCCCCCTCACCCGCAACCCCAACGACGGGCTGCACGCGTACAAGCAGATCCTGCCCGCCCCCGCGACCGCCCGCACCGAGTGGACCCCGCGCCCCGAACAGGGCTCCCACGAGGGCCACGAATGGATCTACGTCCTCTCCGGGCGCCTGCTCCTCGCCCTCGGCGACCACGACCTCGTCCTGACGGCCGGTGAGACGGCGGAGTTCGACACCCGCGTCCCGCACGGGATCGCCAACGCGGGGGACCGGCCCGTCGAATGGATCGCCCTGTACGGAGCACAGGGCGAGCGCATGCACATCCGCGTCCAGCCGGCCGGGAACTGA
- the alr gene encoding alanine racemase, translated as MSETAAGRDAGTRARAEIDLAALRANVRALRERAPGAALMAVVKADAYGHGALPCARAAVAAGATWLGTATPQEALALRADPALPDDVRIMCWLWTPGGPWREAVEAGLDVSVSGMWALEEVVAAARRAALPARVQLKADTGLGRGGCQPGGDWEELVRAALRAESEGLLRVTGLWSHFACADEPGHPSIAAQLTRFREMTAYAERQGVRPEVRHIANSPATLTLPETHFDLVRPGIAMYGVSPSPEIGAPADFGLRPVMTLSASLALVKQVPGGHGVSYGHHYTTPGETTLGLVPLGYADGVPRHASSAGPVLVGGKWRTVAGRIAMDQFVVDLGGERPEPGAEAVLFGPGDRGEPTAEDWAQAAGTIAYEIVTRIGSRVPRVYVDE; from the coding sequence ATGAGTGAGACAGCTGCTGGGCGGGACGCGGGGACGCGGGCCCGTGCCGAGATCGACCTGGCCGCCCTGCGGGCCAACGTCCGCGCGCTGCGCGAACGGGCCCCCGGGGCGGCTCTCATGGCCGTGGTCAAGGCCGACGCCTACGGTCACGGCGCGCTGCCGTGCGCCCGCGCGGCCGTCGCGGCGGGCGCGACCTGGCTCGGCACCGCCACGCCGCAGGAGGCCCTCGCCCTGCGCGCGGACCCGGCACTGCCGGACGACGTGCGGATCATGTGCTGGCTGTGGACGCCGGGCGGGCCCTGGCGGGAGGCCGTCGAAGCCGGACTCGACGTGTCCGTCAGCGGGATGTGGGCCCTGGAGGAGGTCGTCGCGGCCGCACGCCGCGCCGCGCTGCCCGCGCGGGTGCAGCTCAAGGCCGACACCGGACTCGGGCGAGGCGGCTGCCAGCCGGGCGGGGACTGGGAGGAACTGGTCCGCGCGGCCCTGCGCGCCGAGAGCGAGGGGCTGCTCCGCGTCACCGGCCTCTGGTCGCACTTCGCCTGCGCCGACGAACCCGGCCACCCCTCCATCGCCGCGCAGCTCACCCGCTTCCGCGAGATGACGGCGTACGCGGAGCGGCAGGGCGTACGCCCGGAGGTGCGGCACATCGCCAACTCGCCGGCCACGCTCACCCTCCCCGAGACCCACTTCGACCTCGTACGCCCCGGCATCGCGATGTACGGCGTCTCGCCCAGCCCCGAGATCGGCGCCCCCGCCGACTTCGGACTGCGCCCCGTGATGACGCTGTCCGCCTCGCTGGCCCTGGTCAAGCAGGTCCCCGGCGGCCACGGCGTCAGCTACGGGCACCACTACACCACCCCCGGCGAGACCACCCTCGGCCTCGTCCCCCTCGGCTACGCCGACGGCGTCCCGCGCCACGCCTCGTCCGCCGGGCCGGTCCTGGTCGGCGGCAAGTGGCGCACGGTCGCGGGGCGGATCGCGATGGACCAGTTCGTCGTCGACCTGGGCGGGGAGCGGCCGGAGCCGGGCGCCGAGGCGGTGCTCTTCGGCCCCGGCGACCGCGGCGAGCCCACCGCCGAGGACTGGGCGCAGGCGGCCGGCACCATCGCGTACGAGATCGTCACCCGGATCGGATCACGCGTTCCGCGCGTCTACGTCGACGAGTGA
- a CDS encoding DUF389 domain-containing protein: MLHLRLITPADRTDGVVHLIDRTVGTTHLVVLPGAARDPVGDVVMCDVAREAGDELINRLRALGVDSYGAITAEKIDLSLSERADRAEKEAPGEPADAVLWEQLEEATQEESTLSITYIAFITLATMIAACGVVLDNAILIVGAMAVGPEFGPLAGICTAIVQRAPRLALRSLIALLVGFAVAMAVTVGFSLFMDAVDLFSEAQLDAERPNTGFVYAPDWFSFVVAILAGIAGTLSLTSAKSGALVGVAISVTTVPAAANAAVALFYEDAHQAWLSTEQLLLNLAAIILAGTLTLLTQKALWATRRRRMTKRT, translated from the coding sequence ATGCTGCATCTGCGCCTGATCACCCCGGCCGACCGCACCGACGGGGTCGTCCACCTGATCGACCGGACGGTCGGCACCACGCACCTGGTCGTCCTGCCGGGCGCCGCCCGGGATCCGGTGGGCGACGTGGTCATGTGCGACGTGGCCCGCGAGGCCGGCGACGAGCTCATCAACCGGCTCCGCGCCCTGGGCGTCGACAGCTACGGCGCCATCACCGCCGAGAAGATCGACCTGTCGTTGTCCGAGCGGGCCGACCGGGCGGAGAAGGAGGCGCCGGGCGAGCCCGCCGACGCGGTGCTGTGGGAGCAGCTGGAGGAGGCGACGCAGGAGGAGTCGACCCTCTCGATCACCTACATCGCCTTCATCACGCTCGCCACGATGATCGCGGCCTGCGGTGTGGTGCTCGACAACGCGATCCTGATCGTGGGCGCGATGGCGGTCGGCCCGGAGTTCGGCCCGCTGGCCGGCATCTGCACGGCGATCGTCCAGCGGGCCCCGCGGCTGGCGCTGCGCTCACTGATCGCCCTGCTGGTGGGGTTCGCGGTGGCGATGGCCGTGACGGTCGGTTTCAGCCTCTTCATGGACGCCGTGGACCTTTTCAGCGAAGCCCAGTTGGACGCGGAGCGCCCCAACACCGGGTTCGTGTACGCCCCCGACTGGTTCTCCTTCGTGGTGGCGATCCTCGCCGGCATCGCGGGGACGCTGTCGCTGACGTCGGCGAAGTCCGGCGCCCTGGTGGGCGTGGCCATCTCCGTCACCACGGTCCCGGCCGCCGCGAACGCGGCCGTCGCCCTCTTCTACGAGGACGCCCACCAGGCCTGGCTCTCGACCGAGCAGCTACTGCTCAACCTGGCCGCGATCATCCTGGCCGGCACCCTGACGCTCCTGACCCAGAAGGCCCTGTGGGCAACCCGAAGACGCCGGATGACGAAACGCACCTAA
- a CDS encoding NAD(P)H-hydrate dehydratase, whose translation MRTAYSVETVRNAERELMARLPEGTLMQRAAAGLAVACAQVLGRVAGRVYGGRVVLLVGSGDNGGDALYAGARLARRGAGVTAVPLSPERAHGGGLAALRRAGGRVAGSAGARDLIERADLVVDGIVGIGGKGGLREEAVPLADAAARSRASVVAVDLPSGVDADTGQVRGAAVRADLTVTFGAHKPGLLVDPAREYAGSVRLVDIGLPLPDEAAELEALQHADVARLLPVPGAESDKYRRGVVGIAAGSARYPGAAVLAVAGALRGGAGAVRYVGPAGDAVIARYPETLVSDQGPKRAGRVQAWVVGPGAGDDAGTVAQVLAAEVPVLVDADGLRLADATAVRVRRAPTLMTPHAGEAAALLGVGREEVEGARLASARELARRYGATVLLKGSTTVVAGAEGGPVRVNSTGTSWLATAGSGDVLSGLAGSLLAAGLSARDAGSAGAYLHGLAGRFAAEGAPVGAHDVAGAVPRAWRDVARGGEHTV comes from the coding sequence ATGCGGACTGCGTACAGCGTGGAGACGGTCAGGAACGCCGAACGGGAGCTGATGGCGCGGCTCCCCGAGGGGACGTTGATGCAGCGGGCGGCGGCCGGGCTGGCCGTCGCCTGCGCCCAGGTGCTCGGCCGGGTGGCCGGCCGGGTCTACGGCGGCCGGGTGGTGCTGCTGGTCGGCAGCGGGGACAACGGCGGCGACGCCCTGTACGCCGGTGCCCGGCTGGCCCGGCGGGGCGCGGGGGTGACGGCCGTGCCGCTCTCCCCGGAACGGGCGCACGGCGGTGGGCTCGCGGCGCTGCGCCGGGCGGGCGGCCGCGTCGCCGGGAGCGCCGGTGCCCGGGACCTGATCGAGCGGGCGGACCTGGTCGTCGACGGGATCGTCGGGATCGGCGGCAAGGGCGGACTGCGTGAGGAGGCGGTGCCGCTCGCGGACGCGGCGGCGCGGTCGCGGGCCTCCGTCGTCGCGGTCGACCTGCCGAGCGGGGTCGACGCGGACACCGGACAGGTGCGCGGGGCGGCCGTGCGGGCCGACCTGACGGTGACGTTCGGGGCGCACAAGCCGGGGCTGCTGGTCGATCCGGCGCGGGAGTACGCGGGGTCGGTGCGGCTGGTGGACATCGGGCTGCCGCTGCCGGACGAAGCGGCCGAACTGGAGGCGTTGCAGCACGCGGACGTGGCGCGGCTGCTGCCGGTGCCGGGGGCGGAGAGCGACAAGTACCGGCGGGGGGTCGTGGGCATCGCCGCCGGGTCGGCGCGCTACCCGGGCGCGGCCGTGCTCGCCGTCGCCGGTGCGCTGCGGGGCGGGGCGGGGGCGGTGCGGTACGTCGGTCCGGCCGGGGACGCGGTGATCGCGCGGTACCCGGAGACGCTGGTGTCGGACCAGGGCCCGAAGCGGGCGGGGCGGGTGCAGGCGTGGGTCGTCGGGCCGGGGGCCGGGGACGACGCCGGGACCGTGGCCCAGGTGCTGGCGGCCGAGGTGCCGGTCCTGGTCGACGCGGACGGGCTGCGGCTGGCGGACGCCACGGCGGTGCGGGTGCGCAGGGCGCCGACGCTGATGACGCCGCACGCCGGGGAGGCGGCGGCGCTGCTCGGGGTGGGCCGCGAGGAGGTCGAGGGGGCGCGGCTGGCCTCGGCGCGGGAGCTGGCGCGGCGGTACGGGGCGACGGTGCTGCTGAAGGGCTCGACGACGGTGGTGGCCGGGGCGGAGGGCGGACCGGTGCGGGTCAACTCGACGGGGACGTCGTGGCTCGCCACCGCGGGCAGCGGGGACGTGCTGTCCGGGCTCGCGGGGTCACTGCTGGCGGCGGGGCTGTCGGCGCGGGACGCGGGGAGCGCGGGGGCGTACCTGCACGGGCTGGCGGGGCGGTTCGCGGCGGAGGGGGCGCCGGTGGGGGCGCACGACGTCGCCGGGGCCGTGCCGAGGGCCTGGCGGGATGTGGCCCGGGGCGGTGAGCACACGGTGTGA